A DNA window from Vigna angularis cultivar LongXiaoDou No.4 chromosome 1, ASM1680809v1, whole genome shotgun sequence contains the following coding sequences:
- the LOC108322155 gene encoding transcription factor MYB36, which yields MGRAPCCDKANVKKGPWSPEEDAALKAYIEKNGTGGNWIALPQKIGLKRCGKSCRLRWLNYLRPNIKHGGFTEEEDNIICNLYISIGSRWSIIAAQLPGRTDNDIKNYWNTRLKKKLLGRRKQSNFNTKDTNNGIEENSYSNALSSSALERLQLHMQLQSLQNPFSFYNNPALWPKLHPFQEKMIQSLQSLNDGSNPVVQDALPTPHVEQGQKDEFIYKPQHDGAKIHSPQVHLLENIPSSNSGVPFVASESNNNPMHSSLAPRAEAVEQTNNVGFQQLGALQTELDDILNNRTMGYVPQEDHQMAEFDCFREMNGSKDSLIWWSNDSDTRSASSNSWDSSATPALLTQGMFQDYELGYSL from the exons ATGGGTAGAGCTCCATGCTGTGACAAGGCCAACGTCAAGAAAGGACCATGGTCTCCTGAAGAGGATGCTGCACTTAAGGCCTACATTGAAAAGAACGGAACTGGTGGCAATTGGATTGCTCTTCCTCAGAAAATTG GGCTCAAGAGATGTGGAAAGAGTTGCAGACTTAGGTGGTTAAATTACTTGAGACCTAATATCAAACATGGTGGATTTACtgaagaagaagacaacatCATCTGCAATCTTTACATTAGCATTGGTAGCAG GTGGTCCATAATTGCTGCTCAGTTACCTGGAAGGACAGATAACGACATCAAGAACTATTGGAACACTAGATTGAAGAAGAAACTGCTTGGGAGGCGCAAACAATCTAACTTCAACACAAAGGACACAAATAATGGAATAGAGGAGAACTCTTATTCAAATGCCCTAAGCAGCTCAGCCCTTGAAAGACTCCAACTGCACATGCAACTTCAAAGCCTTCaaaaccctttctctttctacAATAACCCTGCGTTGTGGCCTAAGTTGCATCCTTTCCAAGAAAAGATGATCCAGAGCCTGCAATCTTTGAATGACGGCTCTAACCCTGTGGTGCAAGATGCTTTGCCTACCCCCCATGTCGAACAAGGACAAAAAGATGAGTTCATCTACAAGCCTCAACATGATGGTGCAAAGATCCATAGCCCACAGGTTCATCTTCTGGAGAATATTCCTTCAAGTAACAGTGGAGTTCCCTTTGTTGCTTCTGAGAGCAATAATAATCCAATGCACTCAAGTCTTGCACCAAGAGCTGAGGCTGTTGAACAGACTAATAATGTGGGATTTCAGCAACTCGGTGCACTGCAAACTGAACTAGATGACATTCTGAACAACAGAACAATGGGTTACGTGCCTCAGGAAGATCATCAGATGGCTGAATTTGATTGTTTCAGAGAGATGAATGGCTCCAAGGACAGCCTGATTTGGTGGTCCAATGATTCTGATACCAGATCAGCATCCTCAAATTCCTGGGATTCATCTGCTACTCCAGCTCTTTTAACACAAGGGATGTTCCAAGATTATGAACTGGGTTACAGTCTGTAG